The Miscanthus floridulus cultivar M001 chromosome 6, ASM1932011v1, whole genome shotgun sequence genomic interval CTTCCTCCTTAACCCATAGTGCCAGATGTACATGACTGACATGAATATGAAAGCAAGCACAAGAGGCACCCATCCTCCCTGAGGAACCTTCATGAGAGATGACGAAAGATATATGGCTTCAATGGATCCAAAGAACACCAGGAAAACTAGCGCAAATATTATGTTCCTTTGCCAAACAAAGATTATTATCAATGCCATCAAGAATGTAGTAACAAGCATAACAGTCATGCAGGCAATACCTGGAAACACAGAAAGAAAAAACTACTGTGCTTAGACTCCCAGTGCATGAGAATGCTGGATTttttttcaaatatatatatatatatatagacaagaAGGATCCCGATGCTTGTGAATCAATGCTAAAAGCTTACCGTAGGCATTGCCGATAAGAGTAGTATCACGAAATGCAATAGTGACAGCGACACAAAGAACCATAAGGATCCAATTTATTTCTGGAATATATATCTGCCCATAGATCCACCTCGATGTGTGAACAACCTTCACTCGTGGGAAACATCCCAAAGCATGGCATTGTTTCACAATGGAGAATGTTGCTGAAATAACAGCTTGGCTACCAACTACTGCAGCGAGTGTGGCCACCACGAATACAGGCCAAAACACAGGTTCTGCATGACATTACAAACTTAAATTACACTGTGTCCATGAAAAAAAGGAGGGGCTGGGGTGAGGGAGGAGACACAAACCTGGGATAGTATCATAAAAACTTGTCGGCATGTGAAATGTGTTCTTCGACAGAAATGCAGCATGACCCATATATTGTAGTATAAGGCATGGATATATGACGGTAATAAAGGCCACCTGAACCAAGGAGAAAACAATTGTACACTTTAAACATGTTTTGTTTCAGAAGGAGGTGCATATTTCAACCAAACATAAGCTGTATCCTTGTAGTAACAGACAAGTCAGACAATTAGAAAATCTAATAGGAATTCCCCAATTAACTGGCTTCTTTTGGGTTTCTGATATGTCTCAAATATGCAGGTTATATACTTTTAAAGTGAGCAtgttgaaataaatttctttTACATGTATAATTTGTTTAGTACAACAACTTTGCCGCTATTTTTTACAAGGAAACATATAGATTATATCTAAGTCATTTTTCATGTCTGCTTCATCACACAGCACACTTCACCACCTAATAAAATTACAGAACATAAAATTGATATACCCAAAAGGACTGAATGTTTTCCAGTTGAAATTCTAATGGAACGATCCTAGCTAGGTCGCTGACCCCAGGGGTTTAGACACCGGTGTGGTCAGATGGTCATGTGGTTTTTTGGGGCAAGTTTTTTTAGTCTGTCGTGTGTGTTTGGGGCCTCGAGTCTGGTTTTTCTAAACATGGCTTGTTGTACCTTTTCTTTCTTAATGAAATGATGAGCAGCTCTCCTGCATCATTCGAGAGAAAAAAATTCTAATGGACAGAGGATCATACTAGTTCAACTTACCCTGACAGATGCACTCTTAAAGTGACCAAGGTCAGCAAACATTGCTTCACTGCCTGAAAAGTGGAAAGTAGACCTGGTGATTAAATCCTAAATGACAACCAGATTATAAAAAAAAAGTAAGGGAAAGGCAAACATAATACATCACCGCACTGTAGGGCTGATAATAACTAACCTGTCATAGAAAGAAGGATCCCTCCTAAAGCAATCCATCCATCTTTACCTGTCTTTCTAAAGAACTTAACCATATAATAGGGAGAGAGAGCTTGATATATATTTGGGTTCCAATAAAGAATGTTGTATAAACCAATTCCTCCAATGGAAAACAGCCAGATGATGACAATTGGTGCAAACATGAATGCAACCTTCTGAGTACCTCGGTGTTGCAAGGCAAATAGACCAACCAACACAATGCATGAAAGGAGAACTACAGAACCTGTATAGGACACAAATTGCGTGTGAAACACAAACAGGATCAACATCTGAAGTAAAACTGGTGATTCTAAAAAAGTATGCCAGAGAATCTGAATATATAAATGATAAAAGGTGATCTTCATAAAAGCACAGAAATACAGAAAACATCCACTAATGTTCTATGATAATATGTGCAAATTTGTATTGTTCTATGATAATGGTTCTAAAATGTGTGGTTTTGTgataattttgagcacacaagtatggGTCTTAGAAATTTATTGTACTCCTATTTATCAAGCGAATTTACATACTGCTAGAAATTTGCAACCACTAGTACTCCCATAACAACAGGTGTGTTTTCAACATTTTTGCATCAAGATTCAAGAGCTATGAGTTCACATAGATGATTTGTACTTACTATGCTCTAAACCAGTAGCTCGAACTTGTAATCCAGACATAGATGAGAGGACTGCAAGAAAAGAACAAGCAGAATGAAGCATGATAAATATATAGAAAAGGTTGATAACTGCAATTTTTCTCAACATGAGAGGCAATCAAATAGATTAGTGTGGCAGTAAGTATCCACCTGAGATTGCTGGGGTAAGGACACCATCACCAATCACCATGCTAGCGCCACAGAGAACTATGAGAAGAAGCACAGTTCTCATTTTTTTGTGCTTCTCCAGAAACCTTCTTAACCATGGTGAAGATCCATTGCGAGGTGCAAACCCATTTCTGTAGTATGAAGAAAGTTCCTCATCGGCTGCTTGTTGATTTGGAAGCAAGCTGAGTTTTGCATGCCTGCAAAGGAGCGAATAGAGAGCAAATGGTCCACCTACAAAAGTGTAGGCAGATCTTATTCATTTGTAAGATACAAGTGCCAAGATAGGCCTTATTTCAGAAGATAGATTAAGGGCTATATTCATTTAATATAAGATCTATCAGGACGATAAACAGTATAGCCTTAGATTTTCTTACATATTGTTGCTAGCCAATATACATGTTGGATTACAACAAACTAATTCCATTCCATCCAGGCATATAAAAATATAGAGAGAATGTTTAGGAAGGGATATACACGCACCTTCACCGTTATCATCAGCACTCAAGACAATAGTGACATACTTCAGCAAAGGAATAAGAGTGAAGGTCCAGAAGATCAGGGAAAGCACACCGAACACTGTCTCCTGATCCTGGTACTGACTGAGCTTTCCAGAGAATGTACTTTTATAAACGTAAAGAGGTGATGTGCTTAGGTCCCCATAAACAACACCAAAGCTCTGGTAAGCTAAAAGCAATAGATTCATGTAGTACTGCCTCCGCTGAAATTGCAAGTCAGAACGACGACCGTTAGGAAATATTGAGAAGGATCATGATCTGCATATTCAAAGCAGCGCTCTAAAGTAGTATTACAATGCTCATTAATTGTCTTgtgtaacaaaaaaaaaatcaacaaggGAAACGGTTCATATATATGCAACCAAATGACTGTTTAATAACAACAACATGGTGATATTATATATGCCCATGTCTGCTTAACACCAGTGATCCCCGATTGAAATAAAATCGCACAACCTGGCTAGTTTCCGCTTCCTGCTCCACCATTGTCGCCGCAACCAAACCGAAACATTTGCGGCCGAGAAATCGAACGATACTAAGTACTGTACCCTTCAGATTGGAACCCAGGGGAGGAATGAATCAGCCGAGAGAGCGACAGGTCGATCTAATCCCTGGTCCCCGTGAGGATCCCGCACCGGAATCCCCTAAATCTGACCACCGCAAGGACAACCCCGATCGCGACGCAGGCACACGCACCGGCCACCGGGGGCAGAGAGCGGAATCACGGCAATGAGAGAACGAGAGTGTGGCGCCCCTACCGGCAGCTGGTCGGCGCCGGCGACGCCGGCCTCGGCGTCCATCAATTCGAGCGGCGGCGCGAGGCGTCCGGCCCGGAGAGAGCGCGCGGCCCGACTGCGTCACGTCACGAGCCTCGCGGCAGTGCGGCACTGGGTAGGCGGAGGAGGGGCCCAGGCTATGATGGTTGATTGATTCATTTGTCACTGTGCAATTATTATACCCTATTTTTATTTATTCATTTATTTATATTCCGATTGGGCCCTTTTCAGTCGAGGATAACACTGTCTTCAACCAtaacacctaaaatacaagactcattcgaCCTATGAATAGCACTATAGGCAAAGGGTTCAATATCCATTCGGCATCTTCTTCAATAAAAGAAtctaaaagagaatcctttcttcGAATGTGTTTTCAGGAGAGATGatgctcatatttgggttgtggcTCTCAAGCAACCTAAAATgggtctcccgtataggtactctgttgaagGCCGTTTTTTGTCTCTTGCTACCTATTTTGGGTTTATGTGTCCATATATGTCACCTGTTGAAGACAGTCTAATGCGAAACAACATTTACGAGTATTTTACTTTATCTGGCGCATTTTCGCTAAAACAAAAATTATGAGGAGGAAATTGAAGAATAGAATAGAAAATTTTTTAGATCAACTACGGGGGAACGATCCCCACATGTTTTCATTTCACAGATCTCGGCATGCCGGTGGGTGAAAGGGTGTAATGCACCTATTACAAAGACGACCTTAGAGGTCACATAAGTACGTTAAGTGGAAGGGGAGACAGAGATTACAACAACACCCCAACAATAACACCTAACAGAAAATAACAAGAAGAGCCAACATGAAGACTCAAGAATAAGCCTAGATGCAAGTTGAAAGACCCAGCTGACGTTGCGAcaagccatccgaggcctggtgtggatgtaagatacgcaaaaggcccctacctgacgcgccaactgtcggtgtttcgagttgccaccgacaagtaattttctaatattacgcgtctgcctcggatggtgtgctaagagaacACGAggtttgtcgggttcataaagtcggagtccctcggggaccggcttccacgctagGGCTCGGCCTAAGAAAACGGTCTTTCTTTCTTCTGTACCGGCCCGAAAGTCTAAAACCAATATACCGGAGCACTCACTTCAGGcccaggccgccttcggcccatctctccgaccggagcactagctcaggccagctccgaacggcctctccaatcggagcgctagcgtccggccccggctgcctccgcacggcctccactcggaaagcctgacccgaggaccgcttCCGACTTTGACCCCgtgaccggggctcgtgggaagcctgctcaccgctcttctccgactggcgcgccaaAACCGACTAGggaccatccgaccagggacgccctctcggaaagaaccagaaggcgtgcggagaaaggcaaggcatggctcacaagtcaacaccactataccagggaccataccatgcacgaagcagtgctctacagccatcctaacacaaagtattgtaggggccgctagaaactcccatatggtaagccctctgcgtgtctctagacatcgattgcggtatgggctctaggatttaccatatcgggtgaacatagcacagctcctcacataccactaggcatccagaagtattttgcaggtaccggtgtcatccttcctgaagaagatatctCGACCCCCCATGCatatctgacatcctacagcgacatcgatagtattgggaggcttcaaccattatccagtttttatcatcgtaggcagcaagacttagaaatatctgtactctccccctttcacctgtaaagccatccctttcatctataaaaggggatgcgctccctcccccgAAGGGGAGATCGATTTCTTCAAtcccagactcactagatcgacatcaatgcTCCCAACCataggaccaccaagttccgaccgcgatccttccggtcggagccgaccgaacctcttgtatcccaccttcttcctccttctcgtttgtacccccactacagactttgagcacctgggcttaggaataaagtcgccgaccgatCCCGACTGGATATAggacacgttgcctaaaccagtataaatcctatgccattgtgtgctaggccacctccaatcataacgtacagcaaaactataaatatttactagttggtcactttctgcaccgacagttggcgccatccgtggggaagacgttatacgttcaacaccttttggtcatcggatggcccatttttccgccaccctTGCCGTGGCGGGCTCCGACGATACGATTCGTTTCGGCTTGCTAGAGTTCCCTGCAGTCTCAcccgccgggatgcgggttccacccatcttcgagccattccaggccttccgctttgggagcctggacttcatcatcgacTAGCTCGGTGTACTCTACCTCTGCGAGGAGGCTCATGACTCGGCACCCGTCGGAggaacgtcctccatcgactccaggacgCGTGACTTCGAcagcgcggcatctgcgcttcattccgagcaaactctctgctcaaaccccactgtaagtaatatgcgtgcTACTCACTCTTTATTTGCTATCTCTCACCAGTCATTCAGAGGAAATGTACCGCCCACGCCACAAACGCCATACAATCGGTTCCCCTACAGCCTTGCATCCTTCGTAGACGCCTACGCTCGGGGggtccgaaggatgctggcaccgtCCCCCCTCGCGTTTGAGTTCGTGGGAGTAGTGGGCTTCGTTCCTGCCATTCCTCACAAACTTCCGGATATTGatggcgagagcgacggttcaagcatcggtgacgtggcaccccgccactatccatcctaggagtgcgctatggcagacgccCCGCGACAACCGCCAGTGGTTGCAGAGTCtatatagactcacacccctccagacccacGTGTAGGAGCCCTCGCGTCTGCGCAAGCAGACactgaggaattacgacaacgacgACAGAATCAGCCGCCGTCTGCACCGGCGCCGTCggtacagcacgttgcgccccacgcGCCTGGCCTAgcgggtggcgcccggggtcgTGCTCGTTAGGTTCAGCACGACATCATGAGCGAAGGGAACAATGTCCCACAATTCGCCCAGGCCGAccagaatatcgctgctgcagcaatgcttctccatggtgttcctgagcccatcgacccttaggagcgggcagtctaccggaacctccgggttctagtagaggcCGCCGTCGTCCAATAGGCAAAAAGCTCCGCATCGCGACTCCGACcctcgccctctctccccaccggggggacGGGGACGCACCAGCCGAATCAATCCGTTCGCTCACCGCCGTAGCCGGTAGGCTCGGCTCAGGGAGTGGCAGCCACGCCATGGTCCAActaggcgcctgctccacaccgaccacaccAGGACACTCGTAGCATCGATAGCAACTGTTGTTGAGCCCGACACAGAAACGATGTCCGCCATACGGTAGCAGGAGACACGGACCCTGGCCGAATCATCGAGGGAAGCGGAGAAACGCGCCCTAGGCGTGATCGCTGGCCAGATGACCAgagccctagccctgagggcccagGGCCATGAGCCTTTAGCTGGCGCATCTGGAGAGCGCTGTTTCTGCAGCGTTTCTGgcctcccaccaacatcaccaaatacaccggggagacaaacccaggcatttggcttgaagacttccgactcgcctgtcgagccagaggagtggatgatgactttttcatcatccaatatcttcccatttgcgtaggggagcatgttcaggcatggctcgaattccttccacacgaTAGTATCCGCGACTagacagacctcaagagggtcttcgttgggaatttccaaGGGACGTACGTCCGCTcgagaaactcctaggacctcaagagctaccagcaagaGCCCAGCgaatccctacgggattacatccgtaggttttcCCAATGttgtaactccctccctgatgtcgtcgacgcagacgtcatcagcgctttcctctctgggacaaactgtgagtccttgatccacaagcttggctgcctaaaaccccgcACCACCCGCGATCTACTCGAtgtcgccaccaaccatgcctctggcAAGGAGGCAGTTGGAGCAGTCTTCAGCGGAGGTCGGGAGAAAGGCAAGCCCAAGCATGTGGATCCAGatgaaggcccctccactcagaggggcaaaaagaacaggaAGGGTCAGCGCCGGATGGACGACACCGCGTTGATCGCGCACCCAGGCAGCCCCAATAGGgactacctgaccacttcaacaaactcatggatggtccatgcctcaaccacaactatcccatcaaccatctctacaaggactgctagctccttaggcgcctgctgaggtaggctggcGGGCCAAGGGAAGAAGGGGGCGTAGTggacaaggatccagacgaccaAGGTGATCCAACCGGAAGTCTACTGACTGAAGGGTGACGATGACGCTCTCTCCAaggaccttggaacagctatgtcttttcttcttttcctatgtttcagtcttaccttacttagcgaacgctcctacaaGAGCACCCCAACCCAAACATTGTTTGGCTCGgagcgctcaggggctccaccagggggctctactacccctttgttgtTTTTTACCTCAAGTACTCTTTTGCTTTTGTAtaaagaaactccttcctacctgagtaaaagggtagttcgtttctttgttttaccttacgtaactttgctttagaacattccgactgattacaccccgccttttcctatggctacgaccggccgagcctcgcaggccacgccccgggctcgtAAAGTTGTGACCTATGGAACAAACAGGCAGGTACaagatagaaagaaatttaaaacaaaattatgctaaggaaaaactaaggaacgaaagggaacaagcttccccgaacggagcgaCTCCATCACAAGAGCAAAAACCAATtatagtcattaaaacacaccatgAAATGTCTtacacgggggcttccccacgaacTTAAAACTTCCTATATTTGCTAACTACTATTACATTTTTACATGCTACTGGCCCGACCCGGTGACATCCGACGACGGTGCAACTGACGAAGGCTCGAGCTGCTCACTTCTCGATGACGCGGCATCCGGCTCCGCCAAGACCGGGGTGACATTCACCTCCAATCCAACATCACGCTCTGGGTTTGCAAAAGGACCCtgtacaggcactctcggtgagaaagaagaaggaaggaagagcgaggaatctccgccagaagagaccaccagacctccctgagtcgatcaagtcacctaggagagatcaaccggcctcctaagtcgatcgattcactcaggataagcacctaagatacaggtaggaagcgaaggggcaccccatgcgggccatgccgactccgtctcaAATGacaagcacgggtcccggtcggacatttctgactgaagctctccgaaccccgtctctcaggtcatcaaggtaagcatgtgttcattaattaCAAAACTGTTCACGCGagagctaacccacgattgacaagcgcaggtacCGATTGGacgtttctgactgaagctccggcctcctgagtcgatcgattcactcaggataagtaCCTGAGATACAAgaaggaagcgaaggggcaccccatgtgggccatgtcgactccatctcgaatgacgagcacaggtctcggtcggacatttgcaactaaagctctctgaaccccatcTCTTAGGTCATCAAGGTCCTGGATGGACGTTTTtgactggagctcttcgaaccccgtcgctccagtcttcaaggtaaaacaccatcaaagcccctctatttcattacaaatcattcatacatccatacgcgcattcatctcatatgcCTGAACCctccggacggttagggcatgaaccacctgggggctcaagaactaagcatcgcacgtgcagcaaaatgcaccaaaatgctccgtgttgcgccacAAAGCGGTGACTTGCCTCGTTTGACATGAGCAActaaacagagctaggggagaaaaccatagatgagcaccatgcggccttcgcctggtctggcaaaccgggtcatctcaaccttctcgtttaaTCCTGAACccaccaagcccatagaatctccatcgaggggaggccatcaaGCCACATGGGTCAGTCTATGGAATggcctaggcatctaccgggctataggtaaaggagtagtagaATGTCACAAGagagctatgccgaccccgtcacgaacgacggacccagattccactcgatcacacccattagtgagctcaccgagctagtcttcgagcccgagcgatcgggataggcgacgaaactcagcccctctagttgtgaggaaccggatggggtagcgcaaaaatgactcacaacccccacgaaggcccgacaaggctcgggggtttaaacgccatgggaccacgactccaaattcacgtcgacgggataggccacatctggctatggcttgggaccgcgactccttaactcacgtcgatgggataggcgacatctggctacggcttGGGTCTGCGACTCCTTAATTCgcatcgacgggataggcgacatccggctacggcttgtgaccatgactccttaactcgcgtaATGACTTCAGacagcttcactaactaaaactaactctttcgatccatggcgagcaccgacgcctgggtctactcgcgactccaccttactcgatcccatggtgcgcaccgacaccaaagatcgaactctgttgcatccgaaactaagttatttccgttcacggcgcgcaccgacgccagggcttgtttcaaaaactaaaaacttcctcgtccgatccccagcgcgcaccgacaccgggatcattaagttctgtctcaatccaatccccgcgcttaaaaacacctcggccgTGCAAcaacgccatggttaaacaaaattctatctcaaactaaaaaacatgcatacacgcctactgagacaacacccccaacCGGTTTGGCCCGAACCGcctagggcttgggggctacacccgcaggtgcgctcgcgcgcacccattgGCAATACAAAAATCCCCCGAACGATTCTGCctaaatcgcccgagggctcgggggctcctgtcgggttcataaacccggggtccctcggggaccggcttccatgccagggctcggcccaggaaaacggcctttctttcttctagaccggcccaaaagtctaaaaccaacagaccggagcactcgcttcaggcacaggccgccttcggcccatctctccgaccggagcactagctcaggctcaggccagctccaaacggcctctccgatcggagcgctagcgtcaggccccggctgcctccgcatggcctccactcagaaagcctgacccgaggaccgcctctgactccgaccccatgaCCGGGGCTCGCaagaagcctgctcaccgctcttctccgactggcgtgccagaaccgactggggatcatccgaccggggacgcccgctcggaaagaaccataAGGCGTgtagagaaaggcaaggcatggctcacaagtcaacaccattgtaccagggaccataccctgcacgaagcagTGCTCTACAGCCATCCTGACACAaaatattgtaggggccgctagaaactcccatatggtaagccctccgcgtgtctctagacatcgattgcggtatgggctccaggatttgccataccgggtgaacatagcacagctcctcacatgccactaggcatctagaagtattttgcaggtaccgacgtcatccttcctgaagaagatatctcgaccccccgtgcacatctgacatcctacagcgacatcgatagtattgggaggcttcaaccattatccagttttcatcatcgtaggcagcaagacttagaaatatctgtactctccccctctcacctgtaaagccatccccttcatctataaaaggggatgcgctccctctcCCGAAGGGGAGATCGATTTCTTCAAtcccagactcactagatcgacatcaatgcTCCCAACCataggaccaccaagttccgaccacGATCCTTCCGGTcagagccgaccgaacctcttgtatcccaccttcttcctccttctcgtttgtacccccactatagactttgagcacctaggctcaggaataaagtcgtcgaccgaccccgactggacatagggcacgttgcctgaaccagtataaatcctgtgtcattatgtgctaggccacctccgatcataacgtacagcaaaactacaaatatttactagttgaccactttctgcaccgacaaggtttatactggttcttgGAGAATGTCCCTGcgtccagttcattgctgctgctcatgttattagcactgaaagttcgtagtatgggttacaaacggtcgagcgagggacatgtcctaagtctctggtgagaggagcgaacgggtgccgagagctcagtCGCTTCTTGGGTGTGTGCTTGAgtgttctgatcggttcggggttcgatgggttcaAGTCCCCtttatgggatgccctgctttcccttttataggccaagggaaagcacaggtTACAGTGAAGgaaaaagaggagaaggagaatgaGGAGTCCTCCAGGAttgccgggtccttcttttccttcacgcaggtcccaccgaccctgtagacatcaatagggatagctccacgtcgtgcccctgtccatcactggcgccatgcgcaggtgtCGTCTCCTGGTCGTGGTGCTCCACTTCAtcccggcggacgtcgtggtgaactaacacgCCTGTCAGTCctcgtatgagggttaggcagaacaacaccagtacgcccgacgctgttcctgatgtgaatcactaggtatggcctgtcaCGGCCATGAGTTATATCGGGCGTGCCagtcacctccctggtgtcaaagctttgacccaggcccattcgcttggacctagagtggttggcgggggtatgggtcttcgtcgggcgagacggatccccaGGCCTCgaggtcggtcgaggcggagtcctccctagaggtcgggtgaggcggagcgcaaacccaagggttgagcgaggcggagcccgcagcctcgGTGTCGGGGGAGGTGGAActtgccctcagaggtcgggcgaggcggagcccacccctagaggtcgggcgaggcggagcccgcccccagaggctgggcgaggcggagcttgcgcacctaggggtcggttggagctgtagtcgcgct includes:
- the LOC136457096 gene encoding probable potassium transporter 2, with protein sequence MDAEAGVAGADQLPRRQYYMNLLLLAYQSFGVVYGDLSTSPLYVYKSTFSGKLSQYQDQETVFGVLSLIFWTFTLIPLLKYVTIVLSADDNGEGGPFALYSLLCRHAKLSLLPNQQAADEELSSYYRNGFAPRNGSSPWLRRFLEKHKKMRTVLLLIVLCGASMVIGDGVLTPAISVLSSMSGLQVRATGLEHSSVVLLSCIVLVGLFALQHRGTQKVAFMFAPIVIIWLFSIGGIGLYNILYWNPNIYQALSPYYMVKFFRKTGKDGWIALGGILLSMTGSEAMFADLGHFKSASVRVAFITVIYPCLILQYMGHAAFLSKNTFHMPTSFYDTIPEPVFWPVFVVATLAAVVGSQAVISATFSIVKQCHALGCFPRVKVVHTSRWIYGQIYIPEINWILMVLCVAVTIAFRDTTLIGNAYGIACMTVMLVTTFLMALIIIFVWQRNIIFALVFLVFFGSIEAIYLSSSLMKVPQGGWVPLVLAFIFMSVMYIWHYGLRRKYQFDLQNKVSMRSILSLGPSLGIVRVPGIGLIYTELVTGVPSIFSHFVTNLPAFHEVLVFLCVKSVPVPYVSPDERYLVGRIGPKEYRMYRCIVRYGYKDVQRDDDNFENMLVMSIAKFIMMEAEDASSSASYDIANEGRMAVITTTDASGSPLAMRDFNGLADSMTTRSSKSESLRSLQSSYEQESPSVSRRRRVRFEVPEEDDMGQQVKEELMAIVEAKHAGVAYIMGHSYIKARRSSSFLKKFAIDVGYSFLRKNCRGPSVTLHIPHISLIEVGMIYYV